The proteins below are encoded in one region of Ferroplasma acidiphilum:
- a CDS encoding HAD-IC family P-type ATPase has translation MNPARLIGNPVMFVVELSFFVVLLMAIVPGAFPHLAHQSSRMFYADVAAILLITVWFSTVSDSFAEARSRVTTASLKKLEKEGIAKRIKEDEGSGRTIESVKSSELRKGDVILIEKGDQVPIDAEVTEGIAMVDESLLTGESAGVKKSKGDTVIGGSTVISDSIVAIVNVNPDETYISKLVKMVESSERPKTPNELALSILLIGLTGVFTIILISLIAFSLLLNLGADLSVLIALYVCLLPTTIGALLPAIGISGITRMSKNNIIAKSGKAIETAGDTDTILLDKTGTITVGNRLAYEFIPLGTHTERELAEAAFLSSWNDDTPEGKSILELAYKKKFVPREYDALREGVQEEFSAVTRKSGITLTDADDFTLLKGGRDILQRHRFRRKFELQTPMTQETTIQKGAPESIKESAKICPDGYDDVVTRITSEGGTPISVSMDGDILGIIYFKDVIKRGIKEKILGLKTMGIRPVMITGDHPLTAKNIAGEVGIEDYVAQAKPETKYQKVKDEQAENRIVAMIGDGTNDAPALAAADVGLAMASGTLAAKDAANMVDLESNPSKIIDVVMLGKQLLMTRGTITTFSITNDVAKYFAIVPIMFASIPALGALNILGLSPHIAVLSALIFNAAVIPALIPLALRGTTFKPQSTLKLFLKNLVIYGGGGVLLPFAGIKLIAIVLVFLGGVI, from the coding sequence GGTTCAGTACAGTATCTGATTCCTTTGCCGAAGCCAGATCCAGGGTAACTACTGCCAGCCTGAAAAAGCTCGAGAAGGAAGGAATAGCAAAGAGAATAAAGGAAGATGAAGGCAGTGGAAGAACTATTGAATCTGTAAAATCATCAGAACTCAGGAAAGGAGATGTAATACTCATTGAAAAGGGGGACCAGGTTCCGATAGATGCTGAAGTTACAGAGGGGATCGCTATGGTTGATGAATCACTCCTCACAGGGGAATCTGCTGGAGTGAAAAAATCTAAGGGCGATACAGTTATAGGCGGCTCTACGGTAATAAGTGATTCCATTGTTGCCATTGTTAACGTTAACCCGGATGAAACATATATCAGCAAGCTTGTGAAGATGGTGGAATCTTCAGAAAGGCCTAAAACACCCAACGAACTTGCGCTTTCCATATTGCTTATCGGGTTAACCGGCGTATTTACTATCATTCTTATATCTCTAATTGCATTCTCCCTTTTGCTTAACCTTGGAGCCGATCTTTCTGTGCTTATCGCCCTGTATGTTTGCCTTCTGCCTACAACCATAGGGGCACTGCTTCCTGCAATAGGAATTTCAGGAATAACCCGGATGTCAAAGAACAATATTATAGCAAAATCAGGCAAAGCTATAGAAACTGCAGGAGACACAGACACGATACTTCTTGATAAAACGGGTACCATAACTGTTGGAAACAGGCTAGCCTATGAATTTATTCCACTAGGCACCCACACAGAAAGGGAATTAGCTGAAGCCGCATTCCTATCGTCCTGGAACGATGATACCCCGGAAGGAAAGAGCATCCTGGAACTCGCATATAAGAAGAAATTCGTTCCGAGGGAATATGATGCCCTGAGAGAAGGAGTACAGGAAGAATTCAGCGCAGTTACAAGAAAGAGCGGGATAACACTTACCGATGCGGATGATTTTACCCTGCTTAAAGGAGGGAGGGATATACTGCAAAGGCACAGATTCCGGAGAAAATTCGAGCTACAGACACCCATGACACAGGAAACAACAATACAGAAAGGTGCTCCAGAATCGATCAAGGAATCCGCAAAAATATGCCCTGATGGATATGATGATGTGGTAACCAGGATAACATCAGAAGGAGGTACCCCCATTTCAGTATCAATGGATGGAGATATCCTAGGGATTATATATTTCAAGGATGTGATTAAACGGGGAATCAAAGAAAAAATACTAGGGCTCAAAACTATGGGCATCAGGCCGGTAATGATCACTGGAGACCATCCACTTACCGCAAAAAATATTGCCGGCGAGGTGGGAATTGAGGATTATGTTGCCCAGGCAAAGCCCGAGACAAAGTATCAGAAAGTAAAGGATGAACAGGCTGAGAACAGGATTGTGGCAATGATAGGAGATGGTACAAATGATGCTCCTGCCCTTGCAGCTGCGGATGTGGGCCTTGCAATGGCATCAGGTACGCTTGCTGCAAAGGATGCTGCAAATATGGTTGACCTTGAATCAAACCCTTCGAAGATAATCGATGTGGTGATGCTTGGAAAACAGCTCCTGATGACTAGGGGTACCATTACAACATTCAGCATAACAAATGATGTGGCCAAATACTTCGCAATAGTGCCTATAATGTTTGCCAGCATCCCGGCTCTTGGAGCTTTGAATATCCTTGGCCTTTCACCACATATTGCAGTGCTTTCTGCTTTGATTTTCAATGCTGCAGTTATCCCGGCACTGATACCACTGGCACTCAGGGGAACCACATTCAAACCACAGAGTACACTGAAGCTATTCCTTAAAAATCTGGTCATATATGGTGGGGGAGGAGTTTTGTTGCCCTTTGCAGGTATAAAACTTATTGCGATAGTTCTGGTATTTCTAGGAGGTGTAATATGA
- a CDS encoding acyl-CoA dehydrogenase family protein produces the protein MFEEYDEYRNKIREFALKEFTEDVAADYDRKEAYPDELRKKSLSLGIVDMQNPAKVMIGIEELCRVDAGLGIALTTPYFGSEVIMLFGSDAQKAILEDVYKGKYILGLGVTEPSGGSDVAGLKTTAKKQGNKYILNGSKMFITNGSIADYLVVLARTSEDSNPHHGLSTFLVNTKLKGFKANKLVDKLGVRATNTAELQFNNIELSEDDLIGEEGKGFYYIMMFFNISRIYVAAQSLGIARGAFDKIKSYIKENNIKDEESMFRLSDVGTRIEATRQMTYNAATYLFEFKPKPELTSMAKAYGSETAVYAAESAMEILGDHSAYEDVQRIFRNAKIMEIWEGTSEIEKLVIARYILKGE, from the coding sequence ATGTTTGAAGAATATGATGAATACAGAAATAAAATCAGGGAATTCGCCCTGAAAGAATTTACAGAGGACGTGGCAGCAGATTATGATAGAAAGGAAGCATATCCTGATGAACTGAGAAAGAAATCACTTTCACTTGGAATAGTTGATATGCAGAACCCGGCAAAGGTAATGATCGGAATTGAGGAGCTCTGCAGGGTTGATGCCGGGCTTGGGATAGCTCTTACTACACCATATTTCGGCAGTGAAGTTATAATGCTATTCGGGAGCGATGCGCAGAAAGCCATACTTGAAGATGTTTACAAAGGAAAGTATATACTTGGTCTTGGTGTCACAGAACCATCGGGCGGAAGTGATGTGGCTGGATTGAAAACCACAGCAAAGAAACAGGGCAATAAGTATATATTGAATGGTTCAAAGATGTTCATTACAAATGGTTCAATAGCTGATTACCTGGTAGTATTGGCAAGAACTTCTGAAGATTCAAACCCCCACCATGGTTTGAGTACATTTCTTGTGAATACAAAATTGAAAGGTTTCAAGGCAAACAAACTTGTTGACAAACTGGGAGTCAGGGCTACAAATACAGCTGAGTTGCAATTTAACAATATTGAACTGAGTGAGGACGACCTTATAGGCGAGGAAGGAAAGGGTTTCTATTATATTATGATGTTTTTCAATATAAGCAGAATTTACGTGGCAGCACAGTCACTGGGAATAGCAAGAGGTGCATTTGATAAAATTAAGTCTTACATAAAGGAGAATAACATAAAGGACGAGGAATCAATGTTCAGGCTTTCCGATGTGGGCACAAGGATAGAAGCCACAAGGCAAATGACATACAATGCCGCTACATACCTGTTTGAATTCAAGCCAAAACCGGAATTGACCAGCATGGCAAAGGCTTATGGAAGTGAAACGGCAGTATATGCTGCAGAATCTGCCATGGAAATACTTGGCGACCACTCTGCATATGAAGATGTCCAGAGAATATTCAGAAATGCCAAAATAATGGAGATCTGGGAAGGGACAAGCGAAATAGAAAAGCTGGTAATTGCAAGGTATATATTAAAAGGTGAATAA
- a CDS encoding long-chain-fatty-acid--CoA ligase, whose product MADFKLTINNLLDSAVRANGDQKIIYKDLQLTYNSFYKNVKNFAANLVKIGVKPGDRIAVIDYDTINYMYCYYSIPMIGAVIHMVNIRYPPEILYYTIKNSEDTYIVVNSDFMPLLMQFKNMFEFIKGFIVYSEHGHENYQLDNVYYADDLLKDTDYNITPPDENDMATLFYTSGTTGLPKGVYYNHRQLVLHSMATAEGLSDDPILLNKTSILLPLVPMFHVHAWGMPYFAIMKGLKYVLPGKYEWDRIVETMEKEHVTNSAMVPSILYLLLQAKRGPEVLGKLKLKSVIGGAALNEGLARSAESIGMSLVTGYGMSETCPILTLASYTNDILPLSEEIKEKYRRKTGVPVPMVNLRVVYQGKDVAKDDTEIGEIIVQAPWLTAGYLKDPEKTAKLWIDGWLHTGDLATMDKYGYIKIVDRESDAVKSGGEFIPSMVLEDLISTVPGVGEVAVTKKSDEKWGERPVAFIKGTATVEAIKEHMQQFVDTGRIAKFWLPDDYIFVDDFEKTGTGKINKVVLRKKLE is encoded by the coding sequence ATGGCTGATTTTAAGTTAACGATAAATAATCTTCTTGATAGTGCAGTTCGGGCAAATGGAGACCAGAAAATTATCTATAAGGATTTGCAGTTAACATATAATTCATTTTACAAAAACGTCAAAAATTTTGCAGCCAATCTTGTAAAGATAGGCGTTAAACCCGGTGATAGGATAGCAGTAATTGATTACGACACTATAAATTACATGTATTGCTATTACTCTATTCCAATGATTGGCGCAGTGATACATATGGTAAACATCAGATATCCTCCAGAAATACTGTATTATACCATAAAAAATTCAGAGGATACCTATATTGTAGTTAATTCAGATTTTATGCCACTGTTAATGCAATTTAAAAATATGTTTGAATTCATAAAGGGTTTTATTGTTTACTCCGAGCACGGGCATGAAAATTATCAGCTCGACAATGTATATTATGCCGATGACCTTTTAAAAGACACAGATTATAATATCACACCTCCGGATGAGAATGACATGGCTACACTATTTTATACATCAGGAACCACCGGGCTGCCGAAGGGAGTGTATTACAACCACAGGCAGCTTGTGCTTCACAGCATGGCTACTGCAGAAGGCCTATCAGATGATCCAATATTGCTTAATAAAACATCTATTCTTCTTCCCCTTGTTCCAATGTTCCATGTACATGCATGGGGCATGCCATACTTCGCCATAATGAAAGGATTGAAATATGTGCTTCCCGGAAAATACGAATGGGACAGGATAGTGGAAACAATGGAAAAGGAGCATGTTACCAATTCCGCAATGGTTCCATCGATACTGTATCTGCTCCTGCAGGCAAAGAGGGGGCCGGAAGTGCTCGGCAAACTAAAGCTAAAATCAGTTATCGGTGGCGCAGCACTGAATGAAGGCTTAGCCAGATCTGCCGAGTCTATAGGCATGTCCCTTGTAACAGGATATGGGATGTCTGAAACCTGCCCTATCCTCACACTGGCCAGTTATACCAATGATATACTGCCCTTAAGCGAGGAAATAAAGGAAAAATACCGCAGAAAAACCGGTGTACCTGTTCCTATGGTCAACCTGCGTGTTGTTTACCAGGGAAAAGATGTAGCAAAAGACGATACGGAAATAGGAGAAATAATAGTACAGGCACCATGGTTGACAGCAGGTTACCTGAAAGACCCGGAGAAAACTGCAAAGCTATGGATCGACGGATGGCTGCATACAGGCGACCTGGCAACAATGGATAAATACGGATATATAAAAATTGTTGATAGGGAAAGCGATGCTGTAAAATCCGGTGGTGAATTTATCCCGTCAATGGTTCTTGAGGACCTCATAAGCACCGTTCCCGGAGTAGGAGAGGTTGCCGTAACCAAAAAATCCGATGAAAAGTGGGGTGAGAGGCCAGTAGCTTTTATAAAAGGAACAGCAACCGTAGAAGCCATAAAAGAACACATGCAGCAATTTGTGGACACAGGGAGAATAGCCAAGTTCTGGCTTCCGGATGACTATATATTTGTGGATGACTTTGAAAAGACAGGAACAGGAAAAATAAATAAGGTTGTACTTAGAAAAAAATTGGAGTGA
- a CDS encoding acetyl-CoA C-acetyltransferase — MEDVYIVDYRRIPFSRARPRDPEKDVYNDLRMDKMLSELIRHSVSETKINPAEIEDVITGCAFQAGENWTYGGRHPVLLADLPVSVPAMSLDRACSSSLNATGIGALEIMAGKAGIIISGGMEHMTHVPLGVDNQFIKPNMELMANPKYSKFNMNVSYNMGLTAEKLAKLRNISRDEMDEYSYNSHKRAAKAYEDGFMKGEIMPVTVNGNTITSDLGIRKDTTLEQIKSLKPAYSEDGIITAANSSSLNDGASMVMLMSGKKLKEYGLKPMAKIVDFAAAGVDPTIMGEGPVPATKKVLERNNLKPEDIDYWEINEAFAVVVLNAVHAFNLDLNRVNIHGGGISIGHPLGATGARIAGTLARTLEDKKGDLGIATLCVGGGQGYSMLLERV, encoded by the coding sequence ATGGAAGATGTATACATAGTTGATTATAGAAGAATACCCTTTTCCAGGGCACGTCCCAGGGACCCTGAAAAAGATGTTTATAATGATTTGAGAATGGATAAGATGCTGTCTGAATTGATCAGGCATTCTGTCAGTGAAACTAAGATAAACCCGGCTGAGATCGAGGATGTTATTACCGGATGTGCTTTCCAGGCAGGAGAAAACTGGACATATGGTGGCAGGCACCCTGTACTTCTTGCAGATCTGCCGGTCTCAGTTCCTGCAATGTCCCTTGACAGGGCATGCTCATCCTCATTGAACGCCACGGGCATAGGGGCTCTGGAAATTATGGCAGGCAAAGCAGGCATAATAATTTCGGGCGGAATGGAGCATATGACACATGTGCCACTGGGTGTAGATAACCAGTTTATAAAACCAAATATGGAATTGATGGCCAACCCGAAGTATTCAAAATTTAATATGAATGTATCATACAATATGGGATTGACCGCAGAAAAACTTGCCAAGCTAAGGAATATTTCCAGGGATGAAATGGATGAATACTCATACAATTCACACAAAAGGGCAGCAAAGGCTTATGAAGATGGTTTCATGAAAGGCGAAATAATGCCCGTTACCGTAAATGGAAATACAATAACCTCAGATCTGGGAATTAGAAAGGATACTACACTGGAGCAGATTAAATCACTGAAGCCAGCATATTCCGAAGATGGAATAATAACTGCAGCGAATTCTTCTTCCCTGAACGACGGCGCATCCATGGTTATGTTAATGTCAGGGAAAAAATTAAAGGAATACGGGCTAAAACCCATGGCTAAGATAGTGGACTTTGCAGCAGCTGGTGTTGATCCTACAATAATGGGCGAAGGGCCTGTTCCTGCTACAAAGAAGGTACTGGAAAGAAATAACCTGAAACCGGAAGATATAGATTACTGGGAAATAAATGAGGCATTTGCTGTTGTTGTTTTAAACGCAGTACATGCATTTAACCTGGACCTTAACCGTGTGAATATTCATGGAGGGGGCATATCTATAGGCCATCCATTGGGAGCAACAGGTGCCAGGATAGCCGGTACACTGGCGAGGACACTTGAGGACAAAAAAGGAGACCTCGGAATCGCTACATTATGTGTTGGCGGTGGGCAGGGCTATTCAATGCTATTGGAGCGTGTTTAA
- a CDS encoding acyl-CoA dehydrogenase family protein, translated as MKEENNILKETVAEFCEKNLDEKKIENEGISKATTELLASQGFLGATIPAKYSGSELDNTSYEIILEEISKYSPSVAMKIFILNSLYYPSVKGTSAESTLTDAASGKLDVAVDVIGNGSDLKENSGKLSGTLKSILGTDAENIILFNGKTSMVSGKFKSAARDFMGFRGMKFGDVTLDNSITILDQKSRKDKIIEESYGPLSAIALGMISGALQKAIDYTSVRKAFGNYLKDFEPISFRLSRFRSIESVLRSALYGGVDPYYAFNLAMESMVEIARYSVNTHGGYGYFQDFGVEKFYRDSIVMKSIFYGNQELKKLAEHVYSEKINFV; from the coding sequence ATGAAAGAGGAAAATAATATTCTAAAGGAAACCGTAGCAGAATTCTGTGAAAAAAATCTCGATGAAAAGAAGATCGAAAACGAAGGAATTAGCAAAGCAACAACAGAACTTCTGGCTTCCCAGGGTTTTCTTGGAGCTACAATTCCAGCAAAGTATTCCGGTTCTGAACTGGATAATACGTCATATGAAATTATACTTGAAGAAATATCTAAATATTCACCTTCAGTAGCAATGAAAATTTTCATTTTAAATTCACTGTATTATCCCTCTGTAAAAGGTACATCTGCTGAATCCACACTAACAGATGCAGCATCCGGAAAGCTGGATGTTGCTGTTGATGTTATAGGTAATGGAAGTGATCTGAAGGAAAATTCAGGGAAACTTTCTGGAACATTAAAAAGTATTCTCGGTACAGATGCTGAGAATATTATATTATTCAATGGAAAAACATCAATGGTTTCAGGCAAGTTTAAATCAGCCGCTCGGGATTTCATGGGATTCCGAGGAATGAAATTCGGGGATGTAACACTGGATAATAGCATAACCATTCTTGATCAGAAAAGCAGGAAGGATAAAATTATAGAGGAATCATATGGCCCATTGTCTGCAATTGCACTTGGAATGATATCCGGGGCACTTCAAAAAGCCATTGATTACACATCTGTGAGAAAAGCCTTCGGCAACTATCTTAAGGATTTTGAACCTATTTCATTCAGGCTGTCGAGATTCAGATCCATAGAATCTGTTTTAAGAAGTGCCCTTTATGGTGGTGTAGACCCATATTATGCATTTAATCTGGCCATGGAATCCATGGTTGAAATTGCAAGATATTCTGTCAACACACATGGTGGGTATGGATATTTCCAGGATTTTGGCGTTGAGAAGTTTTACAGGGATTCAATAGTAATGAAATCTATATTTTATGGAAATCAGGAATTGAAAAAACTTGCCGAACACGTGTATTCTGAAAAAATAAATTTTGTTTAA
- a CDS encoding potassium-transporting ATPase subunit C has product MKTKKMISSSLRMAVILVLICGLLYPAVVTGIGQGVFPYQANGELAKLDNTTVGSYLIGQSTNNSQYLFNVRNNSASGVDPDITVASALIQAQVIHNATNISLSYLDGLIHNNTRHTLFFFGTAYVNALKLDIQIIDEFHSKIAVYNKIYNNVCKTTG; this is encoded by the coding sequence ATGAAAACAAAAAAAATGATTTCAAGCAGCCTGCGCATGGCAGTTATCCTTGTCCTGATTTGCGGTTTACTATATCCCGCTGTTGTCACCGGGATAGGTCAGGGTGTTTTCCCATACCAGGCAAACGGTGAATTAGCTAAATTAGACAATACAACTGTGGGCTCATATCTAATAGGGCAATCCACTAATAACTCACAGTACCTGTTCAATGTGAGGAATAATTCAGCCTCTGGAGTTGACCCTGATATTACTGTGGCAAGCGCACTTATCCAGGCACAGGTAATCCACAATGCAACAAATATATCTCTGTCCTATCTGGATGGATTAATCCACAACAATACAAGGCACACGCTATTCTTCTTCGGGACAGCCTATGTAAATGCATTGAAGCTGGATATCCAGATAATAGATGAGTTCCACAGCAAAATAGCCGTATACAATAAAATCTATAATAATGTTTGTAAAACAACAGGTTAA